From a region of the Methanobrevibacter sp. V74 genome:
- a CDS encoding Ig-like domain repeat protein, with protein MKFNKLVLITFIVLVLLTISAVSANNVNVNQTEDSLDLLGENQNSIYVDAIFGLDSNNGFSNESSVKTISKAISISGGDDNIYLADGTYSGLENTRLNITKSLNFIGSGNTIIDGKNKNYLFIVSDNITVTFKNIQFVNAYKSPNSYSVHYNHQVYGAAIDIKNSNVVIDNCTFKNNVLYYDTIDESIYGGAISNFGDLTILNSYFENNTALSTSGLLSYGGCVYNKGRLLINSSVLNKSKSVDFGYGAGIGNDGYAVIDSSVITNSYTAQECKGSAIYNAGELILTNSKIENNHIKRASFDTMFGSIYNSGNFTAYGNIFRNNTAHYQTPMSAYKGSPNIYNCGNLNLTYNAFTDNLGFEGISQDVYIYSGDELCLDYNWWGTNENPFTDLNRINVDLVNSWLIFNLIPDYTKLDIGDDVEISAFWSSSSNVLPKIELLPIFNVTFMPDNIVKALTGGETSFIFNHSQVKSSWIVTASIGSFSQGVIVDVGKIYTDVNIASDNNITYGDDLNINIEVTSHDSSVVEGNVSVIINDNVYTVSLTNGKANITVSNLVPGKHIVKVRYNGNDDYFKAFNNETVNVEKQDVNMSLTIPEIYIDQKGRVIVTLLPKGVQGQAFLYINGVRKKIVYLYNGNTTISLSNFAEGEYKITVEFVETMYYKSFNASGVLKVNKYVSALNLSVEDVYVGENVTIKVIVSPDSLRGEATLIINNFNTTINLDNATTTVSLSNLTGGTYNVMVLFKGDSKYYPSNASATFKVLKANSSLNVKLNYDENKLNGTITVECIPNNCTGVVGVYINYKEYRLNLTGGKATFNVNYYKGTNYIYVYYDGDKYHYGCNWNTTIGVADEFVFIGKNVTGWQYNDFNYTVRLLEVNGVPLPSRTLTITFEGKSYNVTTNSHGFAEFNLNLPSGEYSIATTYKNTTIYNTITVKDIKFNLTSKNIIYGENGEFKASFDEGISGKVNFIIDGILNVSVNIVNKTAVFNLSGIDAGSYTLKAIYTNDLFSSNEVLTTFIVKKADASYNLVANDVTPEMDQIISLSNLGNATGEITFVVNGTVYREYINNSQVSIKLSGLQKGNYSFVISYGGDKNYNNFTISSVFYVKSSYSNVVLKINNAHYGENLAAIVILDTNATGTVRFSVGHLIKDVEIKNGIAKWSFTGLNAGKYNISANYLGNHYYISSANVTSFEVQKANSTIVLYTKGAYLGENIRIYANLSTNATGVVSFSMLGYYTPRDKVIVDSTANWYISPLKTGSYTVIAKYKGDSNYCPSNTTFILNITQKKAILNVSINDVGLNDRIIAKITLVSSEGEKLNATIKLIVNSKSYSVTIRNGALTFVIGKLNEGSYTYSGTFEGDDNYSSSYCEGNFEVSDNLLDVNVTVSDIEMFYKGSEKLTISLVSAKGKVLSGENVFVIINNKNYKLTTDVSGKAYLILNLTSGNYTAYVYFNETTKYKSANASANVMIFPTVEGIDVVKLYGSGTQYFAVFCDSNGKVLANTKVTFKIGTKTFTTKTLPNGISRLNINFAPGSYIISTVNPVTGEKVTNKIFIYNYLVENKDIIQYWGAKKVYKVRAYGHDGKHVGAGVCVKIKVGGKTYNVKTDKKGYASLVINLKVGLHTIKSTYNKYSVSNKIMVKSIIITDNFKVKKGKKIKYAVKLVNKKGKILKGKKITFKFKGKKYTSKTNKKGNAIIVLNIPYKVGNYKIVYKYGKKFKIAKTIKVIN; from the coding sequence TTGAAATTTAATAAATTGGTATTAATAACTTTCATTGTTTTAGTTTTATTAACAATATCTGCTGTAAGTGCAAATAATGTTAATGTTAATCAAACAGAGGATAGTTTAGACCTTTTAGGTGAAAATCAAAATTCTATTTATGTTGATGCCATATTTGGGTTGGATTCAAATAATGGATTTTCAAATGAATCTTCTGTTAAAACAATCTCCAAGGCTATTTCAATATCCGGTGGTGATGACAATATTTATTTAGCTGACGGAACTTATAGTGGTTTGGAAAATACTAGGTTGAACATTACCAAATCTTTAAATTTCATAGGTTCTGGAAACACGATTATTGATGGGAAAAATAAAAACTATTTATTTATTGTTTCAGATAATATAACTGTCACATTTAAAAATATACAGTTCGTTAATGCTTATAAATCTCCAAATTCTTATTCTGTGCATTATAATCATCAGGTTTATGGGGCAGCTATTGACATTAAAAATTCAAATGTGGTAATTGATAATTGTACCTTTAAAAATAATGTCTTATATTATGATACAATTGACGAGAGTATTTACGGTGGGGCAATTAGTAATTTTGGTGATTTGACTATATTGAATTCTTATTTTGAAAATAATACTGCATTATCTACATCAGGATTATTGTCATATGGCGGTTGTGTTTATAATAAAGGAAGATTATTAATCAACAGTTCAGTTTTAAATAAATCAAAAAGCGTTGATTTTGGTTATGGTGCAGGTATTGGTAACGATGGATATGCTGTCATTGATTCAAGTGTCATTACAAACTCCTACACTGCTCAAGAATGTAAGGGTTCGGCTATTTATAATGCCGGAGAATTAATCTTGACGAATTCGAAAATAGAAAATAATCATATTAAAAGAGCAAGCTTCGACACCATGTTTGGTTCTATTTATAACTCAGGAAACTTTACAGCATATGGCAACATATTTAGAAATAATACTGCACATTATCAAACACCAATGTCAGCATATAAAGGATCTCCTAACATATACAATTGTGGAAATTTAAATTTAACTTATAATGCATTTACGGATAATTTAGGATTTGAAGGCATCTCACAAGATGTTTATATTTATTCTGGTGATGAGTTATGCCTTGATTATAATTGGTGGGGTACAAATGAAAATCCATTCACTGATTTAAATAGAATTAATGTTGACTTAGTTAATTCTTGGTTAATATTTAATTTAATACCGGATTATACAAAACTTGACATTGGAGATGATGTTGAAATTTCTGCATTCTGGTCAAGTAGCAGTAATGTTTTGCCTAAAATTGAGTTATTGCCTATATTTAACGTGACTTTCATGCCGGATAACATTGTAAAAGCATTGACCGGTGGTGAAACCTCATTCATATTCAATCACAGTCAAGTTAAAAGTTCATGGATTGTTACCGCAAGCATAGGGTCTTTTTCTCAAGGCGTAATTGTTGATGTTGGTAAAATTTACACTGATGTAAACATTGCCAGCGATAATAATATAACTTATGGTGATGATTTAAACATTAATATTGAAGTTACCAGTCATGATTCAAGTGTTGTAGAGGGCAATGTCTCTGTAATTATTAATGATAATGTATATACAGTTAGTTTAACAAATGGAAAAGCCAACATCACTGTTTCAAATTTAGTTCCGGGAAAGCATATTGTTAAGGTAAGATATAATGGAAATGACGATTATTTTAAGGCATTTAACAATGAAACAGTTAATGTTGAAAAACAAGATGTTAACATGTCCCTAACAATTCCGGAAATATATATTGATCAAAAAGGAAGGGTGATAGTTACATTACTTCCAAAAGGGGTTCAAGGTCAGGCTTTTTTGTATATTAACGGAGTTCGCAAAAAAATAGTTTATCTATACAATGGCAACACTACTATTTCATTAAGCAACTTTGCTGAAGGGGAATACAAAATCACTGTTGAATTTGTTGAAACCATGTATTATAAATCGTTTAATGCAAGTGGTGTTTTAAAAGTCAATAAATATGTTTCAGCTTTAAATCTAAGTGTTGAAGATGTTTATGTCGGTGAAAACGTCACAATTAAAGTCATAGTTTCACCAGATTCACTAAGGGGTGAAGCGACTTTAATAATAAATAATTTTAATACAACAATTAATTTGGATAATGCAACAACCACGGTTAGTTTATCAAATCTTACAGGTGGAACTTATAATGTGATGGTTTTATTTAAGGGTGATTCAAAATATTACCCATCTAATGCTTCAGCAACATTTAAAGTATTAAAAGCAAATTCCAGTTTAAACGTGAAGCTAAATTATGATGAAAATAAATTAAATGGAACAATAACTGTTGAATGTATTCCAAATAATTGCACTGGAGTCGTGGGAGTTTATATTAACTATAAAGAATACAGATTAAACCTTACAGGTGGAAAAGCTACATTCAATGTTAATTATTATAAGGGAACCAATTATATCTATGTTTATTATGATGGTGATAAGTATCACTATGGTTGTAACTGGAATACCACAATTGGCGTGGCTGATGAGTTTGTATTTATAGGAAAAAACGTCACCGGATGGCAATATAATGATTTTAATTATACGGTAAGATTGCTGGAAGTAAATGGTGTTCCTTTACCAAGCAGAACTCTAACAATTACTTTTGAAGGCAAATCTTATAATGTTACCACTAATAGCCATGGATTTGCAGAGTTTAACTTGAATTTGCCTAGTGGGGAATATAGTATAGCTACAACTTATAAAAACACAACAATTTATAATACCATAACTGTAAAGGACATTAAATTTAATTTAACTAGTAAAAATATAATCTATGGTGAAAATGGAGAGTTTAAAGCCAGTTTTGATGAAGGAATCTCAGGTAAAGTTAATTTCATAATAGATGGCATTTTAAATGTCAGTGTAAATATTGTAAATAAAACTGCCGTATTTAATTTATCCGGAATTGATGCAGGTTCATACACTCTTAAAGCTATTTATACAAATGATTTATTTAGTTCAAATGAAGTTTTAACTACTTTCATAGTTAAAAAGGCAGACGCTAGTTATAATTTAGTTGCAAATGATGTAACTCCTGAAATGGATCAAATCATTTCATTAAGTAATCTTGGAAATGCTACAGGCGAAATAACATTCGTTGTTAATGGGACAGTTTATAGAGAATATATTAATAACTCACAGGTTTCTATAAAATTGTCTGGTCTTCAAAAGGGTAATTACTCATTTGTAATTAGTTATGGGGGAGATAAAAATTACAATAATTTCACCATATCCTCAGTATTTTATGTAAAATCTTCTTATTCTAATGTTGTTTTAAAAATTAACAATGCTCATTATGGTGAAAATTTAGCTGCAATAGTTATTTTAGATACAAATGCAACTGGAACTGTGAGATTTAGTGTGGGACATTTAATTAAAGATGTTGAAATCAAAAATGGAATTGCAAAATGGAGCTTCACGGGATTAAATGCAGGAAAATATAATATATCTGCAAATTATTTGGGAAATCATTATTATATATCTTCAGCCAATGTTACCTCATTTGAAGTTCAAAAAGCAAATTCAACAATTGTTTTATATACTAAAGGAGCATATTTAGGAGAAAATATCAGAATCTATGCTAATTTAAGCACTAATGCAACAGGTGTTGTTAGTTTTAGTATGTTGGGATATTATACTCCAAGAGATAAGGTGATTGTTGATTCAACTGCAAACTGGTATATTTCACCTTTAAAAACCGGTTCATACACTGTAATTGCAAAATACAAGGGAGATTCTAATTATTGCCCATCAAATACTACATTTATTTTAAACATTACTCAGAAAAAAGCTATTTTGAATGTTTCAATAAATGATGTTGGATTAAACGATAGGATAATTGCAAAAATTACATTAGTGTCAAGTGAAGGTGAAAAGTTAAATGCAACAATTAAACTAATTGTTAACTCAAAATCTTACTCTGTTACAATTAGAAATGGTGCATTAACATTTGTAATTGGCAAATTAAATGAGGGCAGTTATACATATAGCGGGACTTTTGAAGGTGATGATAATTATTCTTCAAGTTACTGTGAGGGCAATTTTGAAGTGAGTGACAATTTATTAGACGTTAATGTCACGGTTAGCGATATTGAAATGTTTTATAAAGGTAGTGAAAAATTAACTATTTCTCTTGTATCCGCTAAGGGAAAGGTTTTAAGTGGAGAGAATGTTTTTGTAATCATTAATAATAAAAATTATAAACTCACAACAGATGTTTCTGGAAAAGCTTATTTAATTTTAAATTTGACATCCGGAAATTACACAGCATATGTTTATTTCAATGAAACTACTAAGTACAAATCTGCAAATGCCAGTGCAAATGTCATGATATTCCCAACTGTTGAAGGAATTGATGTTGTTAAGCTATATGGAAGTGGAACACAATATTTTGCCGTATTTTGTGATTCAAATGGGAAGGTTCTAGCGAATACCAAAGTTACTTTTAAAATTGGCACCAAAACGTTTACCACAAAAACATTGCCAAATGGTATTTCCAGATTAAATATTAATTTTGCTCCTGGAAGTTACATAATATCAACTGTAAATCCGGTTACCGGTGAAAAGGTTACTAATAAAATATTTATCTATAATTATTTGGTGGAAAATAAGGACATAATCCAATATTGGGGTGCTAAAAAAGTTTATAAGGTGCGTGCTTATGGTCATGATGGCAAACATGTTGGTGCTGGAGTTTGTGTGAAAATTAAAGTAGGTGGAAAAACTTATAATGTTAAAACTGATAAAAAGGGTTATGCTTCTCTAGTAATTAATTTAAAGGTTGGTTTACATACTATTAAATCTACTTATAATAAATATTCAGTATCCAATAAAATCATGGTCAAATCAATCATAATCACTGATAATTTCAAAGTTAAAAAAGGTAAAAAAATTAAGTATGCAGTCAAATTAGTTAATAAAAAAGGCAAAATCCTTAAAGGTAAAAAGATTACTTTTAAATTCAAAGGCAAAAAATACACTTCTAAAACTAATAAGAAAGGAAATGCTATAATTGTCCTTAATATACCATATAAAGTTGGTAATTATAAAATAGTATATAAATATGGCAAAAAATTTAAAATAGCTAAGACCATTAAAGTTATAAATTAA
- a CDS encoding DUF371 domain-containing protein, whose translation MIFKLKSKGHKNVTSLHKSTFEITKDAEIGPTADCIIGTGADSSMLNFPQEFKDKIANSNTKIKVILDTENGHDEINGYGHEDLTLTHQTDIVCRTSDYTCSRTLMIRADKAACDLDSNLIEDLKNEKIMEISIILI comes from the coding sequence ATGATTTTCAAACTTAAAAGTAAAGGTCACAAAAATGTAACTTCACTTCACAAATCTACTTTTGAGATAACAAAAGATGCTGAAATTGGTCCGACTGCAGATTGTATTATTGGCACTGGTGCAGATAGTTCAATGTTGAACTTCCCACAGGAGTTTAAGGATAAAATAGCTAACTCCAATACTAAAATTAAAGTTATATTGGATACAGAAAACGGTCATGATGAAATAAATGGATATGGTCATGAAGATTTAACATTAACTCATCAGACGGATATTGTTTGTAGAACCAGTGATTATACATGCTCACGTACATTGATGATTAGAGCCGATAAAGCGGCATGTGATCTTGATAGCAACTTAATTGAAGATTTAAAAAATGAGAAAATTATGGAAATTTCCATAATATTAATTTAA
- the galU gene encoding UTP--glucose-1-phosphate uridylyltransferase GalU, translating to MKAVIPAAGFGTRFLPATKAQPKEMLPVYDKPTIQYVIEEAVASGIDDILIVTGRNKRSIEDHFDKSFELEQTLQSAGKDDRLKQVRAITDLADICYVRQKEQRGLGDAIYCAKKHVGGEPFAVLLGDSITKGPTPCTKQLMDVHEKYGASAISLEAVPKEKVERYGIIKGREVEDNVYNIEQLVEKPLAHQAPSNLAIMGRYVLTPDIFDKIDETEPGVGGEIQLTDALQKLDAIYGVTFEGKTYDIGNRFEWLKTSIEFAMYDPESKEDLINYMKEMINEE from the coding sequence ATGAAAGCTGTAATTCCCGCAGCAGGTTTTGGAACTAGATTTTTACCTGCTACAAAGGCACAACCTAAGGAAATGTTGCCAGTTTATGACAAACCCACTATTCAGTATGTTATTGAAGAAGCAGTAGCTTCAGGTATTGATGATATTTTAATAGTAACAGGTAGAAACAAACGTTCAATTGAAGACCACTTCGACAAATCATTTGAACTTGAGCAAACCCTTCAAAGCGCAGGTAAAGATGACCGTTTAAAGCAAGTTCGAGCCATAACTGATTTGGCGGATATTTGTTATGTAAGGCAAAAGGAACAAAGGGGTCTTGGAGATGCTATTTACTGTGCTAAAAAACATGTCGGTGGCGAACCATTCGCAGTACTTTTAGGAGATTCAATTACTAAAGGTCCAACTCCATGCACCAAACAATTAATGGACGTTCATGAAAAATACGGCGCTTCAGCTATTTCCCTTGAAGCTGTACCAAAAGAAAAAGTGGAAAGATATGGCATCATTAAAGGAAGGGAAGTTGAAGATAATGTTTATAATATTGAACAATTAGTGGAAAAGCCATTAGCTCATCAAGCACCATCTAATCTTGCTATTATGGGGCGTTATGTTTTGACACCGGATATTTTTGATAAAATCGATGAAACTGAACCTGGCGTTGGTGGTGAAATCCAGTTAACTGATGCACTTCAAAAATTAGACGCTATTTATGGTGTAACCTTTGAAGGAAAGACTTATGATATTGGTAATAGATTCGAATGGCTAAAAACTTCTATTGAATTTGCAATGTATGATCCGGAATCTAAAGAGGATCTGATTAATTACATGAAAGAAATGATAAATGAGGAGTGA
- a CDS encoding NAD(P)-dependent oxidoreductase, which yields METQRILVTGGSGFIGTNLCNELRSRGHEVLAVDLLHHEGEADLYSDSYSDYVRGDVRNYRQMERIFEDNDKFDYVYHLAAEYGRWNGEGYYENLWETNVVGLKNMIKLQEKLGFRMISFSSAEVYGDYEGIMSEDVMENIPISQTYQMNDYAISKWAGELMCMNSATMFGTETVRVRPVNCYGPHEAYSPYKGFIPIFIYKALHGLPYSVHMGHKRIIDYVEDTVRTFANIVDNFIPGEVYNVGSKQEWERDIKQYSDMVLDAVGVDDSLVAYTPAEEFTTKVKTIDFSKAIRDLKHNPQVPPEEGIKRTVEWMKFYYRIE from the coding sequence ATGGAAACTCAAAGAATTTTAGTAACTGGAGGAAGTGGGTTTATCGGAACAAACCTTTGTAATGAACTTAGAAGTCGAGGTCATGAAGTTTTGGCTGTAGATTTACTTCACCATGAAGGTGAAGCTGATTTATACTCTGATTCTTATTCGGATTATGTAAGGGGAGATGTGAGGAATTATCGTCAAATGGAACGAATTTTTGAGGATAATGATAAATTTGATTATGTTTACCACTTAGCAGCTGAATACGGCAGATGGAACGGTGAGGGATATTACGAAAACCTTTGGGAAACCAATGTAGTTGGTTTAAAAAACATGATTAAACTTCAAGAAAAATTAGGATTTAGAATGATTTCTTTTTCCTCAGCTGAAGTGTATGGGGATTATGAAGGAATTATGAGTGAAGATGTCATGGAAAACATACCTATTTCCCAAACTTACCAAATGAATGATTATGCTATTTCAAAATGGGCTGGAGAGTTAATGTGTATGAATTCAGCTACTATGTTTGGAACTGAAACAGTACGTGTAAGGCCGGTTAATTGTTATGGTCCTCATGAAGCTTATTCTCCATATAAGGGTTTTATCCCAATTTTTATTTATAAAGCTTTACATGGGCTTCCTTATTCTGTTCACATGGGTCATAAAAGAATCATCGATTATGTTGAAGATACTGTAAGAACTTTTGCAAATATTGTTGATAATTTTATTCCTGGGGAAGTTTACAATGTTGGAAGTAAACAAGAATGGGAAAGGGATATCAAACAATACTCTGATATGGTTTTGGATGCTGTTGGTGTTGATGATTCATTAGTTGCTTATACTCCTGCTGAAGAATTCACAACAAAAGTTAAAACTATTGATTTTTCAAAAGCTATTCGTGATTTAAAACACAATCCTCAAGTTCCACCTGAAGAAGGTATTAAAAGAACTGTTGAATGGATGAAATTTTATTATAGAATAGAATAA
- a CDS encoding glycosyltransferase family 2 protein: MKTIVVIPAFNEQATIGGVVEKSLQYADDVLVVDDGSKDNTSEIAKNAGASIIKHPTNFGKGVALKDAFNNVDGYDVVVTIDGDGQHNPEEIPDLVKPILEGRADFVNGSRYIDGFEENTPAYRRVGQRVLDIATNVTAGTSVTDSQSGFRAFRGNTIFCYKFRDPGFGIESEMIADAAENNLRILEVPITVKYDVENSSTKGPVSHGVGVLLKIVKDKFIRITKR; this comes from the coding sequence ATGAAAACCATTGTTGTTATTCCTGCATTTAATGAGCAGGCAACTATTGGAGGTGTTGTTGAGAAATCACTCCAATATGCTGATGATGTTTTAGTAGTTGATGATGGAAGTAAGGACAATACTTCTGAAATAGCTAAAAATGCTGGTGCATCTATTATAAAACATCCTACTAATTTTGGAAAAGGTGTTGCACTTAAAGATGCTTTTAACAATGTCGATGGCTATGATGTTGTTGTAACTATTGATGGTGATGGACAACATAATCCAGAGGAAATACCTGATTTAGTTAAGCCTATTTTAGAAGGCCGTGCTGATTTTGTAAATGGCAGTAGGTATATTGACGGATTTGAAGAAAATACTCCGGCTTATAGGCGTGTAGGTCAAAGAGTATTGGATATTGCTACTAATGTTACGGCGGGAACTAGTGTAACTGATTCACAAAGTGGATTTAGAGCATTTCGGGGCAATACTATTTTTTGCTATAAATTTAGAGATCCCGGTTTTGGAATAGAAAGTGAAATGATTGCTGATGCAGCTGAAAATAATTTAAGGATTCTTGAAGTTCCGATAACAGTTAAGTATGATGTTGAAAACTCATCTACTAAAGGGCCGGTCAGTCATGGTGTAGGCGTACTTTTAAAAATTGTTAAAGATAAATTTATTAGGATAACTAAAAGATAA
- a CDS encoding right-handed parallel beta-helix repeat-containing protein, with protein sequence MKNIGLNWKLILGLIIIYGVLSISSLSATEIDDNSSLEGVSIEKVSTIANGTVLNSIDEEIPDEPDLVVDDTVYVTSKNIDDYFDSGVLKSRFNGKTVIFAENFENLGKLTINADNVTIKGMGYSLKNCVFNLEAKNITLSDLNIDLDSEFANNDYAGVLVYSDYANLINLNINYVVPTNVQAYGVYVEGIGNRAVKNLRMINCSINFEGHNNNVKVYNCALKIVDCDNALVANNTISSALPLKDIIFGANGAELASDLVLTVGIGGCDNLTFVGNKLISEVNKRPQCAYPSLDTMLISKSHNSLIANNSIYMSDFLTFPGVDNYLYGLDIYNLENLTVIGNNISIITTGGKLAAGTAYPIQITGPIANVNITHNDLYSFSNGPNIGVYSQNFYGATSLSITYNKINVTGLAGTHEWALVAGIESQDTHSIIQHNIIEVHSVGDVSINDNLYGVSYHQSTSGDHQYDIQNNTVFSDGYYSVNLLSSVNSTVANNLLVTYNPKANNTNGYKYGDLSAHKNMEFYNNPVISAFNYFANHENNVDNGEEFNYNPTNNNDISNNIDGSQISSDEDTNNHHYNPLIPGSSNQSGSHEGEEGWVIPIEENGNNQHNGESQGNNDGNGNSTKTIMSLKELIMNYINSNTQSGKVNNTSYNGHKVNADSNNSDDSPSDSGSESIASQSKSTKSVDESSTGESSSVSKKIYEIDEKNEINKFIPSVFFIIPMLILFVIGLRRKKLNFK encoded by the coding sequence GTGAAAAATATAGGTTTAAATTGGAAATTGATATTGGGATTAATAATTATATATGGTGTTCTGAGTATTTCTTCACTTTCAGCTACTGAAATTGATGATAATTCATCATTAGAAGGAGTAAGCATTGAAAAAGTTTCAACTATTGCTAATGGCACTGTATTAAATTCTATTGATGAAGAAATTCCCGATGAACCTGATTTGGTAGTTGATGATACCGTATATGTCACATCAAAGAATATTGATGATTATTTTGATAGTGGTGTTTTAAAATCAAGATTTAATGGCAAAACAGTAATTTTTGCTGAGAATTTTGAAAATTTAGGTAAATTAACAATTAATGCAGACAATGTAACTATTAAAGGTATGGGATATTCCTTAAAAAATTGCGTATTTAATTTAGAAGCAAAAAATATTACTTTGTCTGATTTAAATATCGATCTTGATAGTGAATTTGCAAATAATGATTATGCGGGTGTTTTAGTTTATTCAGATTATGCAAATTTGATTAATCTTAATATTAATTATGTTGTTCCGACTAATGTTCAAGCATATGGTGTTTATGTAGAAGGAATAGGCAACAGAGCTGTTAAAAATCTTCGCATGATTAATTGCAGCATTAATTTTGAAGGACATAATAATAATGTAAAGGTTTATAATTGTGCTTTAAAAATAGTAGATTGTGATAATGCTTTAGTTGCAAATAACACGATTTCATCAGCTTTGCCTCTTAAAGATATTATATTTGGCGCAAATGGTGCAGAACTTGCTTCTGATTTAGTATTGACTGTTGGAATTGGCGGATGTGATAACCTAACATTTGTAGGAAATAAGTTAATATCTGAAGTTAATAAACGCCCTCAATGTGCATATCCATCTTTAGATACAATGTTAATATCTAAGTCTCATAATTCATTAATAGCTAATAACTCTATCTACATGTCTGACTTTTTAACATTTCCGGGAGTAGATAATTATCTTTATGGATTGGATATTTATAATTTGGAAAATCTGACAGTTATTGGTAATAATATTTCAATTATCACAACTGGAGGTAAGTTAGCTGCTGGTACTGCATATCCGATTCAAATCACAGGTCCTATTGCTAATGTAAATATAACTCATAATGATTTGTATTCATTTTCCAATGGTCCAAACATTGGTGTTTATTCACAAAACTTCTATGGTGCAACTTCATTATCAATTACATACAATAAAATCAATGTAACAGGTTTAGCAGGTACACATGAATGGGCTTTAGTGGCAGGTATTGAATCACAAGATACTCACTCTATAATTCAACATAATATAATTGAAGTTCACAGTGTTGGTGATGTTTCAATTAATGATAATTTATATGGGGTTAGTTATCATCAAAGTACTTCTGGAGACCACCAATATGATATTCAAAACAATACTGTATTCAGTGATGGTTATTATTCAGTTAATTTATTAAGTTCTGTTAATTCAACAGTAGCTAATAATTTATTAGTAACTTATAATCCTAAGGCAAATAACACCAATGGATATAAATATGGAGATTTGTCCGCTCATAAAAATATGGAATTTTACAATAATCCGGTAATTTCCGCATTTAATTATTTTGCTAATCATGAAAATAATGTTGATAACGGAGAGGAATTTAATTATAATCCAACTAATAATAATGATATTTCAAATAATATTGACGGCAGTCAAATTTCCAGTGATGAAGATACAAATAATCATCATTACAATCCTTTAATTCCGGGATCTTCTAATCAATCTGGAAGTCATGAGGGTGAAGAAGGTTGGGTGATACCTATTGAGGAAAATGGCAATAATCAACACAATGGCGAGTCTCAGGGTAATAATGATGGAAATGGGAATTCTACCAAGACCATCATGTCTTTAAAGGAATTGATTATGAACTATATTAACTCCAATACTCAAAGTGGTAAAGTTAATAACACTTCCTATAATGGTCATAAGGTTAATGCTGATTCAAATAATTCTGATGATTCCCCATCCGATTCCGGAAGTGAATCAATTGCAAGTCAATCTAAATCAACCAAAAGTGTTGATGAATCTTCAACTGGCGAGTCTTCAAGTGTCAGTAAAAAGATTTATGAAATTGATGAGAAAAACGAGATAAATAAATTTATTCCATCAGTATTTTTCATTATACCTATGCTGATATTATTTGTTATTGGACTTAGACGGAAAAAATTAAATTTTAAATAA